In Alteromonas sp. V450, the following proteins share a genomic window:
- a CDS encoding LPP20 family lipoprotein: MSWITILKPKSIFAACLLGGGLVLPGCGIVDKHVEWETVEPETYPVLKAIGYAPINAQTGDTESMKLIMAMKASKLDAYRELTEQVYGQQIAGSQSVSNLVMNSETMKSSVEGVIRGAKVVKTYPVGDDTYVTELTLDMKKVHDIYLTTVKPRKVKSVKYY; encoded by the coding sequence ATGTCGTGGATTACAATTTTAAAGCCAAAATCGATTTTTGCAGCTTGTCTACTAGGAGGCGGGCTCGTCTTGCCAGGATGTGGGATTGTTGATAAACACGTAGAGTGGGAAACTGTTGAACCAGAAACCTATCCTGTATTAAAAGCCATTGGCTATGCGCCCATCAATGCGCAAACGGGTGATACTGAAAGTATGAAGCTTATTATGGCGATGAAAGCATCCAAGTTAGATGCGTATCGTGAATTAACCGAACAGGTCTATGGTCAGCAGATAGCAGGGAGCCAGTCGGTATCGAACCTTGTAATGAATAGTGAGACTATGAAATCATCAGTGGAAGGTGTTATCAGGGGAGCAAAAGTCGTTAAAACCTATCCCGTTGGTGATGACACTTACGTTACCGAGCTTACGCTTGACATGAAGAAGGTTCATGACATCTATCTGACAACGGTTAAGCCTAGAAAAGTGAAGTCAGTTAAATACTATTAG
- the flgN gene encoding flagellar export chaperone FlgN, with amino-acid sequence MSEYESDSLAVQLNKQVELLSALNTVLEKELQLISSRNAEALMQLLDEKKSLLESIQALDTAIENKMVGSGVLPPEEENLVNKAKQLLDDCKYRTQVNQKAVEQGQLRLSHLRNLMMEVRAKESLTYDKKGKPKGGKLGSGVSA; translated from the coding sequence GTGTCTGAATATGAATCTGACAGTCTGGCCGTTCAACTCAACAAGCAGGTTGAACTGCTTAGCGCTTTGAACACTGTGTTAGAAAAAGAGTTACAGCTTATTAGTTCTCGTAATGCTGAAGCGCTTATGCAATTGTTAGATGAAAAAAAATCACTACTCGAGTCTATTCAGGCGTTGGACACGGCAATCGAAAATAAAATGGTAGGCAGTGGTGTTCTCCCACCCGAAGAAGAGAACCTTGTCAACAAAGCGAAACAGCTTTTGGATGATTGTAAATACAGAACACAGGTGAATCAAAAAGCGGTAGAACAGGGGCAACTGCGTCTTTCGCATCTTCGCAATTTAATGATGGAAGTACGTGCAAAAGAATCGCTGACCTACGATAAAAAGGGTAAACCAAAAGGCGGTAAGCTTGGCTCTGGCGTTAGCGCTTAA
- the flgM gene encoding flagellar biosynthesis anti-sigma factor FlgM, producing MAINNVNNGLPKNPIDTGKVAQQNQSQQSQQQSATLQASQVATPARQDSVSLTQSAQQLNQVQKKGSEAPVNQEKVDRIKKAIQSGEYKVNPEVLANKIAKLEAEVFGSKS from the coding sequence ATGGCAATTAATAATGTAAACAATGGGTTACCTAAAAACCCTATAGACACGGGGAAAGTGGCGCAACAAAACCAGTCACAACAATCCCAACAACAGTCTGCAACTTTACAAGCGTCCCAAGTCGCGACGCCTGCGCGTCAGGACTCTGTTTCATTAACGCAATCTGCACAGCAGCTTAACCAGGTTCAGAAAAAAGGGTCTGAAGCGCCTGTTAATCAGGAAAAAGTTGACCGTATTAAAAAAGCCATTCAAAGTGGTGAATATAAGGTCAACCCAGAAGTGCTTGCAAACAAAATTGCCAAGCTTGAAGCTGAGGTTTTTGGTAGTAAATCATAG
- the flgA gene encoding flagellar basal body P-ring formation chaperone FlgA: protein MMKRKYTHIGLKSIKYLTLICLSLISLTSIAGPTLHEQIEKGAEQYLKNVLLNVDADTSIDVEIVKIDDRIKIPRCPSGYEYHASEESLRQSYVSVRVSCGNNDWYLFTSGQVTKTKEIVITHGALSPGTVLTASNLTVANVDIRRLRHTAYSEVDDLIGARIKRRVANGQAIQANMLCFVCKGDRITITAEVSGMEVKTAGIAQQDGVIGDNVKVLNASSQKAIIARVASPEEVVIHL, encoded by the coding sequence ATGATGAAACGTAAATACACACACATAGGTCTAAAAAGTATCAAATACTTAACGCTCATTTGTCTTAGCTTGATTTCTTTAACCTCTATTGCCGGGCCAACTCTTCATGAACAGATAGAGAAAGGGGCAGAGCAATATTTAAAGAATGTGCTTTTAAATGTCGATGCGGATACTAGCATTGACGTTGAAATTGTGAAGATAGACGATAGGATAAAAATCCCACGGTGTCCTAGTGGGTATGAATATCATGCCTCAGAAGAATCTTTGCGCCAGTCTTATGTATCTGTGAGAGTAAGTTGCGGTAACAATGACTGGTATCTTTTTACAAGCGGCCAGGTGACGAAAACGAAAGAAATCGTTATTACTCATGGAGCACTTAGTCCAGGTACGGTTCTCACCGCTTCAAACTTGACTGTTGCAAATGTTGATATTCGCCGTCTTCGTCATACTGCCTACTCTGAGGTAGACGATCTGATCGGAGCAAGAATTAAAAGACGGGTAGCCAACGGGCAAGCAATTCAAGCAAACATGCTATGTTTTGTATGTAAAGGCGATAGAATAACCATTACAGCGGAAGTCTCTGGAATGGAGGTAAAAACGGCTGGGATCGCACAGCAAGACGGTGTAATTGGCGACAATGTAAAGGTGTTAAACGCCAGCAGTCAGAAAGCAATTATCGCAAGAGTCGCCAGTCCCGAAGAAGTCGTGATACACTTGTAA
- a CDS encoding chemotaxis protein CheV, producing MSGILDSVNQRTQLVGQNRLELLLFRLNGRQRFGINVFKVREVLQCPPLTAMPKLNPLVRGVAHIRGQTISVIDLSMATRGRKIEDLSNAFIVIAEYNRSVQGFLVGAVERIINTNWDAIMPPPQGTGRASYLTAVTEVENELIEILDVEKILNEISPLNAEVSSDVAESLTTEGQENKIIFIADDSAVARNQVKKALTSLGLEIELAKNGLEALNRLKAIAEEYGGDVTNRVGVLVSDIEMPEMDGYTLTAEIKNSPELQKLHVVLHTSLSGVFNQAMVQKVGADDFIAKFHPDELATAVQKWLMTDCE from the coding sequence ATGTCGGGTATTTTAGATTCAGTTAATCAGCGAACGCAGCTTGTGGGGCAAAATCGCCTGGAGCTATTGCTTTTCAGACTGAATGGCCGTCAACGTTTCGGTATTAACGTTTTTAAGGTAAGAGAAGTACTCCAGTGTCCCCCTCTCACCGCGATGCCAAAATTAAACCCGCTGGTGCGCGGCGTAGCACATATTCGAGGCCAGACAATTTCTGTTATTGACCTGAGTATGGCAACACGCGGTCGAAAAATCGAAGACCTTTCCAACGCCTTTATTGTTATCGCTGAATATAATCGTTCAGTGCAAGGTTTCTTAGTGGGCGCCGTCGAACGTATAATTAACACTAATTGGGATGCAATAATGCCTCCGCCTCAAGGTACTGGCCGAGCCAGTTACCTGACTGCGGTTACCGAAGTTGAAAATGAACTGATTGAGATCCTTGATGTTGAGAAAATCTTGAACGAAATTTCCCCTCTTAATGCAGAGGTGAGTTCCGATGTAGCCGAGAGCCTTACCACCGAAGGGCAGGAAAACAAGATTATTTTTATCGCCGACGACTCTGCTGTGGCGCGTAATCAAGTTAAAAAAGCATTGACCTCTTTAGGGCTTGAAATTGAACTTGCCAAAAATGGTCTTGAGGCCCTGAATCGCTTAAAGGCTATTGCTGAAGAGTACGGTGGTGACGTAACCAATAGAGTAGGGGTGTTAGTTTCGGACATTGAAATGCCAGAAATGGATGGTTATACCCTAACCGCCGAAATCAAAAATAGTCCCGAACTTCAGAAGCTTCATGTGGTGTTGCATACGTCGCTTAGCGGTGTTTTCAACCAAGCAATGGTTCAGAAAGTAGGGGCCGATGATTTCATCGCAAAATTTCATCCCGATGAACTCGCGACTGCCGTACAAAAATGGCTGATGACAGATTGTGAATAA
- a CDS encoding protein-glutamate O-methyltransferase CheR — MTNKDVSSESYLLFRTFLEKQCGIVLGENKQYLVRSRLASLLYKHKYGSADELISVVVKGIDRNLLQDVIDAMTTNETLWFRDNYPFDLLIKDLLPKLANTNQKIRIWSAACSSGQEPYSIAMSVLEFQRQRPGALKAGVEIIATDLSSEMLSKCEQGVYDELSLSRGLSVQRRQTFFEVHESGQMQVRSEVRRMVSFRSLNLLGSYGGLGRFDIVFCRNVLIYFSADVKQRILQQIAGQLLPQGVLFLGASESISAASDTYTMVKCHPGLYYQKK; from the coding sequence GTGACTAACAAAGATGTTTCGTCAGAGAGTTATCTGCTATTTAGAACGTTTCTTGAAAAACAATGTGGAATCGTTTTAGGTGAAAACAAGCAGTACCTAGTGCGTAGTAGGCTCGCGTCGCTTCTTTATAAGCACAAATATGGCTCTGCCGATGAACTCATTAGTGTTGTCGTAAAAGGAATTGATAGGAACCTTCTTCAAGATGTTATCGATGCAATGACAACGAACGAAACGTTGTGGTTTAGAGATAATTATCCCTTCGATTTATTAATCAAAGATTTATTGCCCAAACTGGCGAATACAAATCAAAAGATCCGTATATGGAGTGCTGCCTGCTCATCAGGACAGGAACCGTACTCTATTGCCATGTCTGTTTTAGAGTTTCAACGACAGCGGCCCGGCGCGTTAAAAGCCGGAGTGGAAATTATTGCTACAGACTTGTCGTCTGAAATGTTGTCAAAGTGTGAGCAAGGCGTCTACGATGAGCTTTCGCTGTCGAGAGGGTTGTCTGTTCAACGGCGGCAAACCTTCTTCGAAGTTCATGAGAGTGGGCAAATGCAGGTACGATCAGAGGTTCGCCGAATGGTATCTTTTAGAAGTTTGAATTTGCTAGGCAGCTATGGCGGGCTCGGGCGTTTTGACATCGTGTTTTGTCGAAACGTTTTAATTTACTTCTCTGCTGACGTTAAACAAAGAATACTGCAACAAATTGCCGGGCAGCTACTGCCACAGGGCGTGCTCTTTCTTGGCGCTTCCGAATCCATTAGTGCTGCAAGTGACACATATACGATGGTTAAATGTCACCCGGGTTTGTACTATCAAAAAAAATAG
- the flgB gene encoding flagellar basal body rod protein FlgB, producing the protein MAINLDKLVGFHESALKIRTERMEVIAGNLANANTPGYKAKDIDFNRAMQSAMQASSGSASHQASNGLVRTSERHMSGNISSVAANFDMQYRVPTQPDTGDGNTVEVQSERNRFLDNGLRYQASLEFLNGKIKGMKKALSSGGQ; encoded by the coding sequence ATGGCTATCAATTTAGACAAATTAGTAGGCTTTCACGAATCAGCACTGAAGATACGTACTGAGCGTATGGAGGTGATTGCGGGCAACTTAGCGAATGCAAATACTCCCGGTTACAAAGCAAAGGACATTGATTTTAATCGAGCAATGCAGTCAGCAATGCAAGCGTCGTCTGGTTCAGCATCTCACCAAGCATCAAATGGTTTGGTCAGGACCAGTGAACGCCACATGAGCGGCAATATTAGTTCAGTGGCGGCAAATTTTGACATGCAGTATCGCGTACCTACGCAACCCGATACGGGAGATGGCAACACCGTAGAGGTACAGTCGGAAAGAAATCGTTTTCTAGACAATGGTTTGCGGTATCAAGCGAGCTTGGAATTTCTCAATGGCAAAATTAAAGGTATGAAAAAAGCACTTAGCTCAGGAGGCCAGTAG
- the flgC gene encoding flagellar basal body rod protein FlgC, whose translation MSLFNVMQISSTGMEAENVRLNTTASNIANANSVSSSYDETYRARHPVFATALQQAMHDQSKGTGVEVKGIVESDAPLQVEYSPNNPLADENGYIYKPNVNIVEEMANMMSASKAYETNVQVADTTKRIFRRVLQLGQGQ comes from the coding sequence ATGAGTTTATTTAACGTGATGCAAATTTCGAGCACAGGTATGGAGGCGGAAAATGTTCGCCTAAACACAACAGCGAGTAACATTGCAAACGCCAATTCTGTAAGCAGTAGTTATGATGAAACGTATCGAGCTCGCCATCCTGTATTTGCCACAGCGTTACAGCAAGCAATGCATGACCAGTCTAAAGGCACTGGGGTTGAAGTGAAAGGTATTGTCGAAAGTGATGCTCCGCTACAAGTAGAGTATTCGCCCAATAATCCATTGGCCGATGAAAACGGCTACATTTACAAACCTAACGTCAATATTGTTGAAGAGATGGCGAATATGATGTCGGCGTCAAAGGCCTACGAGACCAACGTACAAGTTGCGGATACGACTAAGCGCATCTTCCGTCGTGTACTTCAACTTGGTCAAGGTCAGTAA
- a CDS encoding flagellar hook assembly protein FlgD, which yields MNTVNNTGLTNDMYWQEEKVKVADGTEQQLSQEDFFAMLTEQLANQDPTAPVDNDQMVAQMTSFTMADGISQLNEKFESFAASMTSNQALQASSLIGQDVLVQGNVAYMANEGDGISGVVINEETVQNMTITIQNELGEVVKTIDAGTQAPGNIQFEWDGLDKNGDPISAGNFVVTATGDVGGEGFQMTTAVHRHIGSVSLSSSNQGIILNLDGNVSISLDDVIQIGS from the coding sequence GTGAACACAGTTAACAATACCGGCTTGACTAACGATATGTACTGGCAGGAAGAAAAAGTCAAAGTTGCGGATGGAACAGAACAGCAGCTTAGCCAAGAAGATTTCTTTGCCATGTTGACAGAACAGTTAGCTAATCAAGACCCGACAGCCCCGGTTGATAACGACCAAATGGTAGCGCAGATGACATCGTTCACGATGGCCGATGGTATATCTCAACTAAATGAGAAGTTTGAATCGTTCGCGGCTTCGATGACGTCAAATCAAGCGCTGCAGGCGTCTAGCCTTATAGGGCAAGATGTTCTTGTGCAAGGAAACGTCGCGTATATGGCGAATGAGGGAGACGGCATTTCAGGTGTTGTTATAAACGAAGAAACTGTACAGAACATGACGATCACCATACAAAACGAACTGGGTGAAGTGGTTAAAACCATTGATGCAGGCACGCAAGCGCCTGGCAATATACAGTTTGAATGGGACGGCCTGGACAAAAATGGCGACCCAATTAGCGCGGGCAACTTTGTCGTTACCGCCACGGGAGATGTTGGTGGTGAAGGATTTCAAATGACGACGGCTGTACACAGGCACATTGGTAGTGTCAGTTTATCAAGCAGCAATCAAGGTATTATTTTAAATTTAGATGGTAATGTCAGCATTAGTCTAGATGACGTTATACAAATAGGTAGCTAG
- the flgE gene encoding flagellar hook protein FlgE translates to MSFNIALSGVAAAQKDLDVTANNIANVNTVGFKESRAEFGDVYAASLLAGSRTKVGDGVLTQEVAQQFSQGSLQFTNSSLDLAITGTGYFALSSDLSSNDFTYTRAGQFKLNDDNFIVNSSGDNLMGFPVNDDGTSSSTALSTTIPTRVPDSSGSPKSTETVDIKMNLPAGGEYKTVANFDPTDQDTYNAATSVTIYDSLGESHVMTYYFVRDDADITNNPNDWRLFTAVDDTLVDITGGGSPAGPATSGGPVSSALLQFDSSGDFINQDPPTITTEQLGVAGANALNNGSDGTQTITIDFNLNPALQTLNEPTQYASGFEVTSLEQDGLAVGRLTGIDIDSDGLIRASFSNGTSEPISRVALVRFANDQGLTQVSNTKWKESIASGEALAGEATTGTYGEINSSALEQANVNLTTELIDMIIAQRNFQANSRALEVNNSLNQTILNIR, encoded by the coding sequence ATGTCTTTTAACATTGCTTTGAGTGGCGTAGCGGCAGCGCAGAAAGATCTAGACGTAACCGCAAACAACATAGCTAACGTAAACACTGTAGGTTTCAAAGAGTCAAGAGCTGAATTTGGCGATGTATATGCTGCTTCGCTGTTAGCTGGAAGTCGAACAAAAGTTGGGGACGGTGTACTAACGCAGGAAGTTGCACAGCAGTTTTCTCAGGGTAGTCTTCAATTTACTAACAGTTCCCTTGACTTGGCTATTACAGGAACTGGTTATTTTGCGTTGTCATCAGATTTGTCCTCGAATGACTTTACCTACACTAGAGCGGGTCAGTTTAAACTAAACGATGATAATTTCATTGTGAACAGCAGTGGCGATAACTTAATGGGTTTTCCCGTTAATGACGATGGCACCAGTTCTTCAACCGCTTTAAGTACAACAATACCTACGCGTGTACCTGATTCGTCAGGCTCGCCTAAAAGCACAGAGACCGTTGATATCAAAATGAACCTCCCTGCCGGCGGTGAATATAAGACGGTAGCGAATTTTGACCCCACTGACCAGGACACTTATAATGCAGCAACATCGGTCACCATCTACGACTCGTTAGGCGAAAGCCATGTTATGACTTATTATTTCGTACGCGATGATGCCGACATTACCAATAACCCAAATGATTGGCGTTTATTTACAGCAGTTGACGATACCCTTGTTGATATCACCGGCGGTGGCTCACCTGCTGGACCGGCTACATCGGGTGGCCCTGTATCAAGTGCCCTTCTGCAGTTTGATTCATCTGGTGACTTTATAAACCAAGATCCTCCTACTATTACCACCGAACAACTTGGCGTGGCAGGTGCGAATGCGTTGAATAACGGTTCTGACGGTACGCAGACAATCACAATCGATTTTAACCTTAACCCAGCGCTACAGACGTTAAATGAGCCGACGCAATATGCCTCTGGTTTTGAGGTAACGTCGCTTGAACAGGATGGACTAGCAGTAGGCCGTCTTACTGGTATCGACATTGACAGCGATGGCCTTATCAGAGCAAGTTTCTCTAACGGTACTTCTGAGCCAATTTCAAGGGTAGCGTTAGTAAGGTTTGCCAATGATCAAGGCTTAACGCAAGTGAGCAATACAAAGTGGAAAGAGAGTATTGCTTCAGGTGAAGCACTGGCGGGCGAAGCAACCACAGGGACTTATGGTGAAATAAACTCATCGGCCTTAGAGCAAGCGAACGTGAATTTGACTACAGAGCTTATCGATATGATCATCGCTCAGCGTAATTTCCAGGCTAACTCGCGGGCGTTGGAAGTGAATAACTCGCTAAACCAGACCATCTTGAACATCCGATAA
- a CDS encoding flagellar basal body rod protein FlgF — protein sequence MDKLLYIAASGASQDLLGTGIRANNLANAQTTGFRAQLEQARSMPAYGEGLPTRVFSMTESPSNNYESGPLIKTDRDLDVAIQGDGWFAVLDENGQEAYSRDGNFKLGDDGILTDIHDRVVLGDNGPIFLPVPLDNLNIAADGTLSMRQLGAPANVIDDVGRLKLVSPNYADMERGNDGLFRMEDGSIAPANANVKVMSGMLEGSNVNAVEEMVDMISLQRHYELQVKVMKQAEELDSRGNMLLRIL from the coding sequence ATGGATAAACTTCTCTACATTGCCGCAAGTGGTGCCTCGCAGGATCTATTAGGAACGGGCATACGTGCAAATAATTTAGCGAATGCTCAAACAACCGGATTCAGAGCCCAACTAGAGCAAGCGCGCTCTATGCCTGCATATGGAGAAGGTCTACCAACGCGCGTATTTTCAATGACTGAAAGTCCATCTAATAACTACGAGTCTGGCCCGTTAATTAAAACTGATAGAGATCTAGACGTTGCCATTCAGGGTGATGGTTGGTTCGCTGTTTTGGATGAAAATGGTCAGGAAGCGTACTCAAGAGATGGAAATTTTAAGCTTGGAGACGACGGTATTTTGACAGACATCCACGACCGTGTAGTGCTTGGTGATAACGGCCCCATCTTTTTGCCTGTTCCGCTGGATAACCTGAATATTGCGGCAGATGGCACGTTATCGATGCGACAGCTAGGAGCACCAGCAAACGTAATAGATGATGTAGGTCGGCTAAAACTTGTCAGTCCAAATTACGCGGATATGGAAAGAGGTAATGATGGTTTATTTCGCATGGAAGATGGAAGTATTGCCCCAGCAAACGCCAATGTGAAAGTGATGTCTGGAATGCTTGAAGGGTCCAACGTAAATGCGGTTGAAGAAATGGTGGACATGATCAGTTTGCAACGACACTACGAACTTCAGGTAAAAGTCATGAAACAAGCGGAAGAATTAGACTCTCGCGGCAATATGTTGCTGCGTATTTTGTAA
- the flgG gene encoding flagellar basal-body rod protein FlgG, giving the protein MHPALWISKTGLDAAQTDVAVVSNNLANASTVGFKKDRAVFEDLLYQNINQPGGRSSADTELPSGLMLGSGSKVVATQKAHTQGNLLATDNALDMSIQGRGYFEILQPDGTIAYTRNGQFSLNDQGQIVTSGAGFLLQPEVAIPEDAQQITISQDGEISVSIRGQAEPQVLGQLNISDFVNPTGLQPTGQNLFVETASSGAPIQGVPGLQGLGYISQGTLETSNVNVTEELVNLIESQRLYEMNSKVISSVDQMLGQVIQQL; this is encoded by the coding sequence ATGCATCCTGCACTGTGGATAAGTAAAACTGGACTTGATGCCGCTCAAACTGATGTGGCAGTTGTTTCAAACAATTTGGCAAATGCGTCAACGGTCGGATTTAAAAAAGATCGTGCTGTATTTGAAGATCTTTTGTACCAAAATATCAACCAGCCCGGTGGACGTTCGTCGGCGGATACTGAATTGCCGTCGGGGCTTATGTTGGGATCAGGCTCTAAGGTGGTGGCAACCCAGAAAGCACATACCCAAGGTAACCTTCTGGCTACTGACAATGCGTTAGATATGAGTATCCAAGGGCGAGGGTATTTTGAAATATTGCAGCCTGACGGCACTATTGCGTATACGCGAAATGGGCAATTTTCTCTCAATGATCAAGGCCAAATTGTTACATCTGGCGCAGGGTTTCTGCTGCAACCAGAAGTAGCAATTCCGGAAGATGCTCAACAGATCACGATTTCTCAAGATGGCGAAATAAGTGTGAGTATTCGAGGTCAAGCAGAGCCTCAGGTTTTGGGGCAATTAAACATATCTGACTTCGTCAACCCAACTGGGCTGCAGCCCACGGGGCAAAACTTGTTCGTTGAGACGGCATCAAGTGGTGCCCCCATACAAGGTGTTCCAGGCTTACAAGGCTTGGGATACATTTCTCAGGGAACGCTTGAAACCTCTAATGTGAACGTGACAGAAGAGCTGGTTAATTTGATTGAAAGCCAGCGTCTTTATGAGATGAACTCTAAAGTCATTTCATCTGTTGATCAGATGCTTGGTCAGGTAATACAGCAGCTTTAA
- the flgH gene encoding flagellar basal body L-ring protein FlgH — MRILSLLAAFTIAGCASTQEPPVQANDPSFAPVVPDYPRESVVEDGSLFRPYMANSLYSDVTARRVGDIITVTLSENTQASKSADTSTAKDTNVNLNPITGLAGQAINIGGESVQLGLSASRDFSGDAAANQSNSLIGAISVTVVDVLPNNNLVIRGEKWLTLNQGDEYIRLTGIIRPADISPENEIVSTKVANARIQYSGTGTFARAQEKGWLTKFFDSSWWPL; from the coding sequence ATGCGTATCTTATCTCTATTAGCAGCCTTCACTATTGCGGGATGTGCAAGTACTCAGGAACCTCCCGTACAGGCAAATGATCCTTCGTTTGCGCCGGTCGTGCCTGACTATCCTAGAGAAAGTGTAGTTGAAGATGGCTCACTCTTTCGTCCTTACATGGCCAATAGCCTTTATTCGGACGTTACGGCACGTCGTGTGGGTGACATTATTACGGTGACTTTGAGTGAAAATACGCAGGCAAGTAAATCTGCCGATACCAGTACCGCCAAAGACACCAACGTGAACCTTAATCCCATCACAGGTTTAGCAGGTCAAGCCATTAACATCGGCGGTGAATCTGTCCAGCTTGGACTAAGTGCTTCACGTGATTTTAGCGGCGATGCAGCGGCAAATCAGAGCAATAGCTTAATAGGCGCAATCTCTGTCACCGTCGTCGATGTATTACCAAACAATAATCTAGTCATACGCGGCGAAAAGTGGCTTACGCTGAACCAAGGCGATGAATACATCCGTCTAACGGGTATTATTCGCCCCGCGGACATTAGCCCTGAGAACGAAATTGTTTCTACGAAGGTTGCCAACGCTCGAATTCAATACTCAGGCACCGGAACGTTTGCCAGGGCTCAAGAAAAAGGCTGGCTAACTAAGTTTTTCGATTCCTCATGGTGGCCTCTTTAG
- a CDS encoding flagellar basal body P-ring protein FlgI: MRLASVVFIAFCVVFAPSGFAQRIKDVASIQGVRSNQLVGYGLVVGLPGTGEQSPFTEQSFRTMLTNFGISLDANTKPKIKNVAAVAVHAELPAFAKPGQTIDITVSSVGEASSLQGGTLLQTFLRGVDGKVYAVAQGSLVVSGFGAQGGDGSRIVVNTPTVGRIPNGAMVEQSVPSGFANGDALTLNLHYPDFSTAKALADTINERLGAQPENGYVIAKPIDAASVRVSAPRDVGQRVGFLATLENFEFTPADAPARVVINSRTGTIVIGSDVRLLPAAITHGGLTVTISENQQVSQPNAFGEGQTAVTTQSIVDVDLADSRMFKFEPGVTLDQLVRAVNEVGAAPGDLMAILEALRQAGALRGELVII, encoded by the coding sequence ATGCGGTTAGCTTCAGTTGTTTTTATAGCATTTTGCGTTGTTTTTGCGCCGTCTGGTTTTGCGCAACGAATAAAAGATGTAGCAAGTATCCAGGGTGTTAGAAGCAATCAATTGGTGGGATATGGCTTGGTAGTAGGTCTTCCCGGCACGGGAGAGCAAAGCCCTTTCACAGAGCAAAGCTTTAGAACAATGCTCACCAACTTCGGTATAAGCCTGGATGCAAATACAAAACCTAAAATTAAAAACGTGGCAGCAGTTGCCGTTCACGCCGAGTTACCGGCTTTTGCAAAACCTGGGCAGACAATTGATATCACGGTGTCTTCTGTAGGTGAGGCGTCAAGCTTACAAGGCGGCACACTGTTACAAACCTTTTTACGTGGCGTTGATGGCAAAGTGTATGCCGTAGCCCAGGGTAGTTTGGTGGTAAGCGGCTTTGGCGCACAAGGCGGCGATGGATCGCGAATTGTCGTTAACACGCCCACCGTGGGCAGAATTCCAAATGGCGCTATGGTAGAACAATCGGTACCAAGTGGCTTCGCAAATGGTGACGCTTTGACACTGAATTTGCACTACCCTGATTTTTCTACAGCGAAAGCCCTTGCCGACACGATAAACGAACGCTTGGGGGCGCAGCCGGAAAACGGTTACGTCATTGCAAAGCCAATCGACGCAGCATCGGTTCGTGTATCCGCGCCACGAGACGTAGGTCAGCGGGTAGGTTTCCTTGCTACACTGGAAAATTTTGAATTTACACCTGCTGACGCGCCTGCTCGTGTGGTCATAAATAGTCGCACCGGCACAATCGTCATAGGGAGTGATGTGCGTTTATTACCAGCTGCTATTACACATGGCGGTTTAACGGTAACAATCTCAGAAAACCAACAAGTTTCTCAGCCAAATGCGTTTGGTGAAGGGCAAACTGCGGTGACAACGCAGTCTATCGTAGATGTGGATTTAGCCGACAGTCGCATGTTTAAGTTTGAGCCCGGCGTTACGCTTGATCAATTGGTCAGAGCGGTTAACGAAGTTGGCGCGGCGCCAGGTGATTTAATGGCGATATTAGAAGCATTGCGTCAGGCCGGAGCCTTACGCGGTGAGCTAGTGATTATCTAA